A window of Castanea sativa cultivar Marrone di Chiusa Pesio chromosome 1, ASM4071231v1 contains these coding sequences:
- the LOC142639534 gene encoding cytochrome P450 CYP82D47-like — MDFLSPSLYSSIAGLTAIILFSHYLLKRSRVGLAKTVPIAPGAWPVIGHLPLLGGTQPPHLTLGAMADKYGPLFTIKLGLHPALVVSSWDMAKECFTTNDLAVSSRPNLVGAKHMGYNYAMFGFAPHGPYWRELRKIITLELLSTRRLDQLAYIRVSEVEMFLKGLYKLWTKEKNGSGQILVELKQWFGDMSLNVILRMIAGKRYFGVNHDAVHEKEARCCQKAVRDFFNLLGLFVVSDAIPYLRWLDLGGHEKAMKRTAKEIDNILGEWLEEHKRKRAFGETKEQDFMDVMLSVTDGADLGGYDPDIVNKATCLNLIAGGNDTIVVTLTWAISLLLNNRHVLKKAQDELDDQVGKERIVNESDINKLVYLQAIVKETLRLYPGAPLSGPRVFIEDCTIGGYHVPKGTRLIPNLWKIQTDHHKWSDPLKFKPERFLTTHKDVDFKGQNFEFIPFGSGRRICPGASFGVQMVHLALASFVHMYDISTPSNAQVDMTESFGLTNLKATPLEVLITPRLHLTSFMD, encoded by the exons ATGGATTTTCTTTCACCTTCCCTATATTCTTCCATAGCTGGACTTACTGCTATAATTCTTTTCTCCCACTATCTTCTAAAGAGGTCAAGAGTTGGCTTAGCCAAAACAGTACCTATTGCTCCTGGTGCATGGCCTGTAATTGGTCACCTCCCTCTTTTAGGGGGAACCCAACCTCCTCACCTAACTTTGGGAGCCATGGCTGACAAGTACGGACCACTTTTTACTATCAAGCTTGGATTGCACCCAGCTTTGGTGGTGAGCAGTTGGGACATGGCCAAAGAGTGCTTCACCACCAACGACTTGGCCGTGTCATCGCGACCAAATTTAGTAGGCGCAAAACACATGGGCTATAACTATGCCATGTTTGGATTTGCACCCCATGGTCCCTATTGGCGTGAATTGCGTAAAATAATCACGTTAGAACTACTATCAACCCGTCGGCTTGACCAGCTTGCCTATATTCGAGTCTCTGAAGTTGAGATGTTCTTGAAAGGTCTATACAAATTATGGACCAAGGAAAAGAATGGGTCAGGCCAAATTTTAGTGGAGTTGAAGCAATGGTTTGGAGACATGAGTCTCAACGTGATTCTTAGAATGATCGCTGGAAAGCGGTACTTTGGTGTTAATCATGATGCTGTTCATGAAAAGGAGGCACGGTGCTGCCAAAAGGCAGTGCGGGATTTCTTTAATTTACTGGGTTTGTTTGTGGTGTCGGATGCAATTCCATATCTTAGGTGGTTAGATTTGGGTGGACATGAAAAGGCGATGAAGAGAACTGCAAAAGAGATTGACAACATTCTTGGGGAATGGTTGGAAGAGCATAAGCGAAAGAGAGCCTTCGGTGAAACTAAAGAGCAAGATTTCATGGACGTAATGCTTTCAGTCACTGATGGAGCAGACCTAGGAGGTTATGATCCTGACATAGTCAACAAAGCCACATGTTTG AATTTGATTGCTGGTGGAAATGACACTATTGTAGTAACCTTAACTTGGGCAATATCACTATTGCTAAATAACCGCCATGTATTGAAAAAGGCCCAAGATGAGCTTGACGACCAAGTGGGCAAGGAAAGAATTGTAAACGAGTCGGACATAAATAAGTTGGTGTACCTCCAAGCCATAGTTAAAGAGACTTTACGTTTGTATCCTGGGGCACCACTGTCAGGACCACGTGTATTCATCGAGGATTGCACCATAGGTGGTTACCATGTCCCAAAAGGCACTCGGCTAATCCCAAACCTTTGGAAAATCCAAACTGACCATCACAAATGGTCAGACCCATTAAAGTTCAAGCCGGAAAGATTTCTCACCACCCACAAGGATGTTGATTTTAAGGGGCAAAACTTTGAGTTTATTCCATTTGGAAGTGGTAGAAGAATATGCCCTGGAGCATCTTTTGGAGTTCAAATGGTTCACTTAGCACTTGCTAGTTTTGTACACATGTATGACATTTCTACTCCCTCTAATGCACAGGTTGATATGACTGAGAGTTTTGGACTCACAAACTTGAAAGCCACCCCACTTGAAGTTCTCATCACACCACGCCTGCACCTCACGAGCTTTATGGATTAG